The sequence AAGATTGCGGTATCTATTGGCGGCTGGTAGAACCGCCGGAGCGGGGAGCGGAAGCCCCAGACTGGTTTTATGTCCCCCATGTGCCCCCCCTGTTGGACGGGAAGCGGCGGCGTTCCTATGTGCTGTGGCAGGAGGTGGTTGCCCCCTTGATTGTGATTGAATTTGTGTCTGGGGATGGCACGGCGGAGCGGGATACAGCCCCCCCTTGGGAGCGGGAAAACGGTAAACCGGGCAAATTTTGGGTGTACGAGCAGGCGATTCGGGTGCCATTTTACGCCATTTATGAAGTGGACAAAGCCTCGGTTGAGGTGTACGAATTGGTGGGGAATCGTTACCAGCGGTGTGAGCCAAACCAGCGGGGGCATTTTCCCATTGAGCCGTTGGGTGTGGAGCTAGGGATTTGGCAGGGCACCTATTTGCATCAGGCATTGCCCTGGTTGCGTTGGTGGGATCAGGACGGGAATTTATTGCTCACTGGCGACGAACGGGCAGAACAGGAAAAACAACGGGCAGAGCAGGAAAAACAACGGGCAGAACAGGAAAAGCATCGGGCAGAACGTTTGGCGGCGAAGCTGAGAGACTTGGGGGTTGACCCGGATGAGTACTCGTGACGCACCCCTCAATTACTACAACGTTAACTGGCGTGCCAGAGGCATACAAAAATTCTGCAGAATCAAGTAGGGAGACAACACCGATTCTAAAATTAGTTAAGCTTGCTATCGTTAATTAACAGATCAAGGTAACCCCTGTGGGAGTTCAGCCATGACGATTGCAACGGCTCACCCCAATCTCACCCTCCCCGACCACACGCAGTTACCGGAGAGCGATGGTACCTTTGTGAAAAATTTTCAGGAACACCCCCAAAGTTTGCTCTTGACGGATTCCATTTATCCGGTTTTGGACAGTCTGCACCCGGATGGACGCTATGCGATTGGGCAAGATTGCGGTATCTATTGGCGGCTGGTAGAACCGCCGGAGCGGGGAGCGGAAGCCCCAGACTGGTTTTATGTTCCCCATGTGCCCCCCCTGTTGGACGGTAAACGGCGGCGTTCCTATGTGCTGTGGCAGGAGGTGGTTGCCCCCTTGATTGTGATTGAATTTGTGTCTGGGGATGGCACGGCGGAGCGGGATACAGCCCCCCCTTGGGAGCGGGAAAACGGTAAACCGGGTAAATTTTGGGTGTACGAGCAGGCGATTCGGGTGCCATTTTACGCCATTTATGAAGTGGACAAAGCCTCGGTTGAGGTGTACGAATTGGTGGGGAATCGTTACCAGCGGTGTGAGCCAAACCAACGGGGGCATTTTCCCATTGAGCCGTTGGGTGTGGAGCTAGGGATTTGGCAGGGCACCTATTTGCATCAGTCATTGCCCTGGTTACGGTGGTGGGATCAGGATGGGAATTTATTGCTCACTGGGGACGAACGGGCAGAACAAGAAAAACAACGGGCAGAACAGGAAAAGCACCGGGCGGAGCAGGAAAAACAACGGGCAGAACAGGAAAAGCATCGGGTGGAGCAGGAAAAACAACGGGCAGAACGTTTGGCGGCGAAGCTGAGAGACCTGGGGGTTGACCCGGATGAGTACTCGTGACGCACCCCTAACTTGCGGCTAGGAACTTGAATTGAGCATAACAATGCGGAGAGGCGCACCCCCCATAACGAGAGCAATCTCACTGGATTAACGTTAACTGGCGTGCCAGAGGGATACAAAAATTCTGCAGAACCAAAGACTAGGGCGGTACCCCTGCGACCTCTATTCTATGCTCATTTAGGATTGCCACCAGTCAATGCACTCTCTAAATCACCGATGTCGTCTGGGCGAGGAATGCCAATACCTGAGCTGCGGGTAATGGGCGGGCAAACAGATACCCCTGGGCCAGGGGACAGCCCAACCGTTTCAGCCAGAGCCTCTGCATCTCCGTTTCCACCCCCTCCGCCACCACCGTCAGCCCCAAACTGGCACCCAAATTCACCATTGCCGCCACA comes from Synechococcus sp. C9 and encodes:
- a CDS encoding Uma2 family endonuclease is translated as MTIATAHPNLTLPDHTQLPESDGTFVKNFQEHPQSLLLTDSIYPVLDSLHPDGRYAIGQDCGIYWRLVEPPERGAEAPDWFYVPHVPPLLDGKRRRSYVLWQEVVAPLIVIEFVSGDGTAERDTAPPWERENGKPGKFWVYEQAIRVPFYAIYEVDKASVEVYELVGNRYQRCEPNQRGHFPIEPLGVELGIWQGTYLHQSLPWLRWWDQDGNLLLTGDERAEQEKQRAEQEKHRAEQEKQRAEQEKHRVEQEKQRAERLAAKLRDLGVDPDEYS
- a CDS encoding Uma2 family endonuclease — protein: MTIATAHPNLTLPDHTQLPESDGTFVKNFQEHPQSLLLTDSIYPVLDSLHPDGQYAIGQDCGIYWRLVEPPERGAEAPDWFYVPHVPPLLDGKRRRSYVLWQEVVAPLIVIEFVSGDGTAERDTAPPWERENGKPGKFWVYEQAIRVPFYAIYEVDKASVEVYELVGNRYQRCEPNQRGHFPIEPLGVELGIWQGTYLHQALPWLRWWDQDGNLLLTGDERAEQEKQRAEQEKQRAEQEKHRAERLAAKLRDLGVDPDEYS